In a genomic window of Bradyrhizobium ontarionense:
- a CDS encoding PQQ-dependent sugar dehydrogenase translates to MTSAFHQSILALATIGLLAGTSLAGAQQQPDQGKGLKKYESGTKEFWTHPPDDWFLGDETEAQKGLAPPSGPPTGASDAELADIVKKVKLPDGFKMEVWASGVLAARQMAWGDKGTLFVGSFGLGNVYAISDKSGKREVKTVLKGLNMPTGLAFQDGNLYVIAVDKLIKYENAEANVDNLGQGKVVYDDMPSYAAHGWKYIAVDKDGWFYLPFGPPFNIGIPPTSVSQIRRVDPRTGNAEVYALGVRNSVGGDVDPRTGKYWFTENARDWVSDDLPSDKLNMISKIGEHFGYPYCHQGDLPDPKFAMGHKCSEFTPPVLNLGAHVAPLGMKFYTGDQFPAEYKNNILIAEHGSWNRHKYQGARIMRVIVGPDGKDAKQEVFASGFIEGDQGYLGRPDDIVMAKDGSILVADDWAGAIYRISYEKK, encoded by the coding sequence ATGACATCGGCTTTTCACCAAAGCATTCTTGCGCTTGCAACGATCGGTCTTCTCGCCGGCACCAGCTTGGCCGGCGCGCAGCAGCAGCCCGACCAGGGCAAGGGTTTGAAGAAATACGAATCCGGCACCAAGGAATTCTGGACCCATCCGCCGGACGACTGGTTCCTTGGTGATGAGACCGAGGCCCAGAAGGGACTGGCGCCGCCATCCGGTCCGCCGACCGGCGCGTCGGACGCCGAGCTCGCCGATATCGTCAAGAAGGTGAAGCTGCCGGACGGCTTCAAGATGGAGGTATGGGCCTCGGGCGTGCTCGCTGCACGGCAGATGGCCTGGGGTGACAAGGGCACGCTGTTCGTGGGCTCGTTCGGTCTCGGCAACGTCTATGCGATCAGCGACAAGAGTGGCAAGCGCGAGGTCAAGACAGTCCTGAAGGGCCTCAACATGCCGACCGGTCTCGCCTTCCAGGACGGCAATCTCTACGTGATCGCAGTCGACAAGCTGATCAAGTACGAGAACGCCGAGGCCAATGTCGACAATCTCGGCCAGGGCAAGGTCGTCTATGACGACATGCCGTCCTACGCCGCGCATGGCTGGAAATACATCGCCGTCGACAAGGACGGCTGGTTCTATCTTCCGTTCGGGCCGCCCTTCAACATCGGCATCCCGCCGACATCCGTGTCGCAGATCCGCCGTGTCGATCCGCGCACCGGCAATGCCGAGGTCTATGCGCTCGGCGTGCGCAACAGCGTCGGCGGCGACGTCGATCCGCGCACCGGCAAATACTGGTTCACGGAAAATGCGCGCGACTGGGTCAGCGACGACCTGCCGAGCGACAAGCTCAACATGATCTCGAAGATCGGCGAGCATTTCGGCTATCCCTATTGCCATCAGGGTGACCTGCCGGATCCGAAATTCGCGATGGGCCACAAGTGCTCGGAGTTCACGCCTCCGGTGCTGAATCTCGGGGCGCACGTCGCGCCGCTCGGGATGAAGTTCTACACCGGCGACCAGTTCCCGGCGGAGTATAAGAACAACATCCTGATCGCCGAGCACGGCTCCTGGAACCGGCACAAGTACCAGGGCGCCCGGATCATGCGCGTGATCGTCGGTCCCGACGGCAAGGACGCCAAGCAGGAGGTGTTCGCCTCCGGCTTCATCGAAGGCGACCAGGGCTATCTCGGCCGTCCCGACGATATCGTGATGGCCAAGGACGGCTCGATCCTGGTGGCGGACGATTGGGCCGGTGCGATCTATCGCATCAGCTACGAGAAGAAGTGA
- a CDS encoding caspase family protein yields the protein MPAGCGRRWSSEQTPINLISCRQFLFLLCSTCGKIRTNTQTEWQEIVGMRRVIGQVEQLLSASILVVVAILTMTGPAAADKRVALVIGNSIHERAPLLDEPAADARLLADRLAQLGFTVSGGAAQIDVDKKGFDRALAEFRGRIADADVALIYYAGYGLNLNGANYLVPIDAAPTKAADLDTELRDLNAVLREMDGSSRRQNVVILDAFRSNPFEARGIAGLAAGLAPMRVPARTMMSFAAQPGTVGQRGPDGHGVFAAALAEALQQTDKHLIEIFNQTDLAVERLTKGTQQPFVMFTLIDGGTQWSPIASKPATPVASQPNLLAGTTPAQPGESAAQDARTAGLAVLYDEDPTDPKGRRYPGSVTWRTETIKDAQTGASTLVIRADIDVPERKMKLTIQLRQNRDPSMPASHIADVTFRLGPDFPGGGVSSLPGILMKSDEKSRGTPLAGLAVKVTEGSFLVGLSNVVADRERNEQLLGGREWFDIPLVYMNQRRGILAIAKGPSGDKAFAEAFAAWDRPVAGK from the coding sequence ATGCCGGCCGGGTGCGGACGCCGGTGGTCGTCTGAACAGACGCCGATAAATTTGATTTCTTGCCGACAATTCTTGTTCCTGCTTTGTTCGACTTGCGGTAAAATCAGGACGAACACGCAAACCGAGTGGCAGGAGATCGTTGGCATGCGTCGGGTGATCGGCCAAGTCGAACAGCTGTTGTCTGCAAGCATCCTCGTCGTCGTCGCCATCCTGACCATGACGGGACCTGCCGCGGCCGACAAGCGCGTGGCGCTGGTGATCGGCAACTCCATCCACGAACGCGCGCCGCTGCTGGACGAGCCCGCCGCCGACGCGCGGCTGCTCGCCGACCGGCTCGCGCAGCTCGGCTTCACCGTGAGTGGGGGCGCCGCGCAGATCGACGTCGATAAAAAGGGGTTTGATCGTGCACTCGCAGAGTTCAGGGGACGGATCGCCGACGCCGATGTCGCATTGATCTACTACGCGGGCTATGGCCTCAATCTGAACGGCGCCAACTATCTCGTCCCGATCGACGCGGCGCCGACCAAAGCCGCCGACCTCGACACCGAGCTGCGCGATCTCAATGCGGTCTTGCGCGAGATGGATGGATCGAGCCGGCGGCAGAACGTAGTCATCCTCGACGCATTCCGGTCCAATCCGTTCGAAGCGCGCGGCATCGCGGGTCTCGCGGCAGGCCTTGCACCGATGCGTGTACCCGCGCGCACCATGATGTCGTTTGCCGCACAGCCAGGGACGGTTGGTCAGCGCGGGCCAGACGGTCATGGTGTGTTCGCCGCCGCGCTTGCCGAGGCGCTGCAGCAGACCGATAAGCATCTGATCGAGATCTTCAATCAGACCGACTTGGCGGTGGAGCGCCTCACCAAGGGGACTCAGCAGCCATTCGTGATGTTCACCCTGATCGACGGCGGCACGCAGTGGAGCCCCATCGCGTCGAAGCCCGCGACGCCGGTCGCGAGCCAGCCCAACCTTCTGGCAGGCACAACGCCTGCCCAGCCGGGTGAGAGCGCCGCACAGGATGCCCGCACGGCTGGTCTTGCCGTTCTCTATGACGAGGATCCGACGGACCCGAAAGGCCGGCGCTATCCCGGCTCGGTCACCTGGCGGACCGAGACGATCAAGGACGCACAGACCGGCGCGTCCACACTGGTGATCCGTGCCGATATCGATGTTCCCGAGCGCAAGATGAAACTGACCATTCAGCTGCGCCAGAATCGCGATCCGAGCATGCCGGCCAGCCATATTGCCGATGTGACTTTCAGACTTGGCCCAGACTTTCCCGGCGGTGGCGTCAGCAGCCTGCCCGGCATCCTGATGAAGAGCGATGAAAAATCGCGCGGCACGCCGCTCGCGGGGCTCGCCGTGAAGGTGACGGAAGGCTCGTTCCTGGTCGGGCTCTCGAACGTCGTGGCGGACCGCGAGCGCAACGAGCAGCTGCTTGGCGGGCGGGAATGGTTCGACATTCCGCTCGTCTACATGAATCAGCGCCGAGGGATCCTCGCGATCGCCAAAGGTCCGAGCGGCGACAAAGCATTCGCCGAGGCGTTCGCGGCGTGGGACAGGCCCGTGGCGGGCAAATGA
- the pncB gene encoding nicotinate phosphoribosyltransferase, giving the protein MTVTDIASRTYNHGWRLDPIVRSLLDTDFYKLLMLQMIREFYPDQKVTFSVINRTRRVRLGDVIDEGELRAQLDHARTIRFAKKELIWLAGNTFYGKTHMFSPDFIAWLANFRLPEYELHKADGQYELHFHGPWAHTTMWEIPALAIVNELRSRQAMKGQRRFALDVLFARAKAKLWAKVERLRKLEGLRLSDFGTRRRHGFLWQRWCVEAVKEGLGPSFTGTSNVLLAMDNDLEAIGTNAHELPMVAAALAKDDDELRVAPYRILDQWRQTYAGNLLIALPDAFGTKAFLRDAPDWVADWTGFRPDSAPPIEAGEEIIAWWKSKGRDPRQKLLVFSDAMDVESIEQIHHRFADRVRLSFGWGTNLTNDFVGCMPDGSADLDPISLVCKVTSADGHPAVKLSDNPEKATGNPDEIARYLRVFGDAGRVRTPVVV; this is encoded by the coding sequence ATGACCGTCACAGATATCGCGAGCAGAACCTACAATCACGGCTGGCGCCTCGATCCGATCGTGCGCAGCCTGCTCGACACCGATTTCTACAAGCTGTTGATGCTACAGATGATTCGGGAATTCTACCCGGATCAGAAGGTGACCTTCTCGGTGATCAACCGCACCAGGCGGGTACGGCTCGGCGACGTCATCGACGAGGGCGAATTGCGGGCGCAGCTCGATCATGCCCGCACCATCCGCTTCGCCAAGAAGGAGCTGATCTGGCTTGCCGGTAATACGTTCTACGGCAAGACCCACATGTTCTCGCCGGATTTCATCGCCTGGCTCGCGAACTTTCGCCTGCCCGAATACGAGCTGCACAAGGCCGACGGCCAGTACGAGCTGCATTTCCACGGACCCTGGGCCCATACCACGATGTGGGAGATCCCGGCGCTCGCCATCGTCAACGAGCTGCGCTCGCGCCAGGCCATGAAGGGCCAGCGCCGGTTTGCGCTCGACGTGCTGTTCGCCCGCGCCAAGGCCAAGCTGTGGGCCAAGGTCGAACGGCTGCGCAAGCTGGAGGGGCTGCGCCTGTCGGATTTCGGCACGCGCCGGCGCCACGGCTTCCTGTGGCAGCGCTGGTGCGTCGAAGCCGTGAAGGAGGGCCTGGGCCCGTCCTTCACCGGCACCTCGAACGTGCTGCTTGCGATGGACAACGATCTCGAAGCCATCGGCACCAATGCCCATGAGCTGCCGATGGTCGCCGCCGCGCTCGCCAAGGACGATGATGAGCTGCGCGTCGCGCCCTATCGCATCCTCGACCAATGGCGCCAGACCTATGCCGGCAACCTGCTGATCGCGCTGCCCGACGCGTTCGGCACCAAGGCGTTCCTGCGCGATGCGCCGGATTGGGTCGCGGACTGGACCGGCTTTCGTCCCGACAGCGCGCCGCCGATCGAAGCCGGCGAAGAGATCATCGCATGGTGGAAGTCGAAGGGGCGCGATCCCCGGCAGAAGCTCTTGGTGTTCTCCGATGCGATGGATGTCGAATCGATCGAGCAGATCCATCACCGCTTCGCCGACCGGGTGCGGCTGTCGTTCGGCTGGGGCACCAATCTCACCAACGATTTCGTCGGCTGCATGCCGGACGGGTCGGCCGATCTCGATCCGATTTCGCTGGTCTGCAAGGTCACCTCGGCGGATGGCCACCCCGCGGTGAAGCTGTCCGACAACCCGGAAAAGGCCACCGGCAATCCGGACGAGATCGCCCGCTATCTGCGCGTGTTCGGCGATGCCGGCCGGGTGCGGACGCCGGTGGTCGTCTGA
- the panE gene encoding 2-dehydropantoate 2-reductase, giving the protein MRILVVGAGAIGGYFGGRLLQSGADVTFLVRPRRAAELASAGLVIRSPAGDVTLAHPPTVQADSLKQHFDVVLLSCKAYDLDDAISSFAPAVGPNTAIIPLLNGMKHLDVLEARFGRERVLGGLCAIAATLNEKREVVQLQPMQSLGFGERDGGSSERVRAIFEIFQRGNFNASASEHVMQDMWEKWVFLASLAASTTLMRAPVGVILTAPGGKDFLLGMLDECSATAAAAGYAPAGAFFQRVSGMITAEGSPMTASMFRDLRAGLPVEADHVIGDLVARADAAKVPVPRLRIAYTQLKVYEAQRGK; this is encoded by the coding sequence ATGCGCATTCTCGTCGTCGGCGCCGGCGCCATCGGCGGCTATTTCGGTGGCCGGCTGCTGCAGTCCGGCGCTGATGTCACCTTCCTGGTCAGGCCGCGGCGCGCGGCCGAGTTGGCCAGTGCCGGCCTCGTGATCCGCAGCCCCGCTGGCGACGTTACGCTCGCCCATCCGCCGACCGTGCAGGCCGACAGCCTGAAGCAGCACTTCGACGTCGTGCTGCTGAGCTGCAAGGCCTACGACCTCGACGATGCCATCAGCTCGTTCGCGCCGGCCGTGGGTCCGAACACCGCGATCATCCCGCTGCTCAACGGCATGAAGCACCTCGACGTGCTCGAAGCCAGGTTCGGTCGCGAGCGCGTGCTCGGCGGGCTCTGCGCCATCGCGGCAACCCTGAACGAGAAGCGCGAGGTGGTGCAGCTGCAGCCGATGCAGTCGCTTGGCTTCGGCGAGCGCGACGGCGGATCGTCCGAGCGCGTCCGCGCGATCTTCGAGATTTTCCAGCGCGGGAATTTCAATGCGTCGGCCAGCGAGCACGTCATGCAGGACATGTGGGAGAAGTGGGTGTTCCTGGCCTCGCTCGCTGCATCGACCACGCTGATGCGCGCACCGGTCGGCGTGATTCTGACCGCGCCCGGCGGCAAGGACTTTCTGCTCGGCATGCTCGACGAATGCAGCGCCACCGCCGCGGCCGCCGGCTACGCCCCAGCCGGCGCCTTCTTCCAGCGCGTCTCCGGGATGATCACCGCAGAGGGATCGCCGATGACCGCGTCGATGTTCCGCGACCTCCGCGCCGGTCTTCCGGTCGAGGCCGATCATGTCATCGGCGATCTCGTCGCGCGCGCCGATGCCGCCAAGGTGCCGGTGCCGCGGCTGCGCATCGCCTATACGCAGCTCAAGGTCTACGAGGCGCAGCGGGGCAAGTAG
- a CDS encoding amidase translates to MSDHFVLPTPQAGAGVLELLRQFPADPAAAASYSAECLKKTQAIEPQLKAFEYLPRDVTAKTGPLGGIPVAIKDIIATSDMPTTNGSAIYRDHVPASDAWVVERLRNLGATIFGKTVSTEFAWRHPGPTVNPWNPAHTPGGSSSGSAAAVAAGLVPLALGTQTLGSVIRPAAFNGVVGFKPSFGAIPRVGVHPLSPSLDHVGFFARRVDDAAFALSLLAGTSEGDMHGRPLPGFVVDINQGIAPLARPRLAVARFAKWERAEAEQKAVFEAAVDKLRGAGAVIEDIALTELDAVHWDAITTIMLSEATTIFSGLIARYPDRVSDVMKSHVESGRAKTAMEYLAAKAAQAARQKALAAELDGFDAVLTLPAFGEAPRGLDWTGDAEYCAPWTFVGAPAVSLPAGFGRNGLPLGLQITGRTRDDVHILRVAKWVEAVLAFDPGVPLLASR, encoded by the coding sequence ATGTCCGACCACTTCGTTCTGCCAACGCCGCAGGCCGGCGCCGGCGTTCTCGAACTGTTGCGGCAGTTCCCAGCCGACCCGGCGGCGGCGGCCAGTTACAGCGCGGAATGCCTGAAAAAGACGCAGGCGATCGAACCGCAGCTGAAGGCGTTCGAATATCTGCCAAGGGATGTCACGGCAAAGACCGGTCCGCTGGGCGGAATTCCAGTTGCCATCAAGGACATCATCGCGACGTCGGACATGCCGACCACCAACGGCTCCGCGATCTATCGTGATCATGTGCCGGCGTCCGACGCCTGGGTGGTCGAGCGGCTGCGCAATCTCGGCGCCACGATCTTCGGCAAGACGGTCTCGACCGAGTTCGCCTGGCGGCATCCCGGACCAACCGTCAATCCCTGGAACCCGGCACACACACCGGGCGGCTCATCGTCCGGCTCGGCCGCAGCCGTTGCGGCCGGGCTCGTGCCGCTGGCGCTTGGCACGCAGACGCTCGGCTCCGTGATCCGCCCCGCCGCCTTCAACGGCGTGGTCGGCTTCAAGCCGAGCTTTGGCGCGATCCCCCGCGTCGGCGTGCATCCGCTCAGCCCGTCACTCGATCACGTCGGATTCTTTGCGCGCCGCGTTGACGACGCAGCCTTCGCGCTCTCTCTGCTCGCCGGCACCAGCGAGGGCGACATGCACGGCCGACCGCTGCCGGGCTTTGTGGTCGACATCAATCAGGGAATTGCACCTCTCGCCAGGCCGCGACTCGCGGTCGCGCGCTTTGCCAAGTGGGAGCGCGCCGAGGCCGAGCAGAAGGCGGTGTTCGAGGCGGCCGTCGACAAGCTTCGCGGCGCCGGTGCGGTGATCGAGGACATCGCGCTGACCGAGCTCGACGCCGTCCATTGGGACGCGATCACGACGATCATGCTGAGCGAGGCGACAACCATCTTCTCCGGCCTGATCGCGCGTTATCCCGACCGCGTCAGCGATGTGATGAAAAGCCATGTCGAAAGTGGGCGGGCCAAGACGGCGATGGAGTATCTGGCTGCCAAGGCGGCACAGGCTGCGCGACAGAAGGCGCTTGCCGCTGAGCTCGACGGGTTCGATGCGGTGCTCACCTTGCCGGCTTTCGGCGAAGCGCCGCGCGGCCTCGATTGGACCGGGGACGCCGAATATTGCGCGCCGTGGACCTTCGTCGGGGCACCGGCAGTCTCCCTGCCTGCAGGGTTTGGACGGAACGGACTTCCGCTCGGCCTCCAGATCACCGGTCGCACCCGCGACGACGTCCACATCCTTCGCGTGGCAAAATGGGTGGAGGCGGTGCTGGCCTTCGATCCCGGCGTCCCGCTCCTGGCAAGCCGGTAA
- a CDS encoding c-type cytochrome, whose protein sequence is MRHAVAAVLTLVLPALPAHGADVAAGKAKAELCIGCHGDNGISQTENIPSLAGQQDQFIQWQLVFFRAGTRKNEAMKPIIEQLNNEDIRNLGAYFASLKPAQSPPDDNPDLSAKGAQAAAGRRCASCHLDSYAGTKGVARLAGQREEYLVKALHDYKSGQRVGGSQAAMTDVAYPLSAEEITALAHYLAHL, encoded by the coding sequence ATGCGCCATGCCGTGGCGGCCGTGCTGACGCTCGTGCTTCCGGCGCTGCCGGCCCACGGTGCCGATGTCGCCGCCGGCAAGGCGAAGGCGGAGCTCTGCATCGGATGTCACGGCGACAACGGCATCTCGCAGACCGAGAACATTCCCTCGCTTGCCGGCCAGCAGGATCAGTTCATCCAATGGCAGCTCGTGTTCTTCCGGGCCGGCACGCGCAAGAACGAGGCGATGAAGCCGATCATCGAGCAATTGAACAACGAGGATATCCGCAATCTCGGCGCCTATTTTGCCTCGCTGAAGCCGGCCCAGTCCCCGCCTGACGACAATCCGGACCTTTCGGCGAAAGGTGCCCAGGCGGCTGCCGGTCGCCGCTGCGCTTCATGCCATCTCGACAGCTATGCTGGCACCAAGGGCGTGGCGCGGCTCGCCGGACAGCGCGAGGAATATCTCGTCAAGGCGCTGCACGACTACAAGAGTGGCCAGCGCGTCGGCGGCAGCCAGGCGGCCATGACGGATGTTGCCTATCCGTTGAGTGCCGAGGAGATCACCGCGCTCGCGCACTACCTGGCGCATTTGTAG